The following proteins come from a genomic window of Varunaivibrio sulfuroxidans:
- a CDS encoding BaiN/RdsA family NAD(P)/FAD-dependent oxidoreductase, with the protein MTIPRSMQDFDVIIIGAGAAGLMCAIEANKRGRRVLILERAPKIAGKIRISGGGRSNFTNLHVSPANYLSDNPRFCVSALKRYSPHDFIALVKKHHIAYHEREHGQLFCDESAQQIIDMLLDEARGITLRTATTVTHVARSARGFTVATDRGTFNAPALVVATGGPSIPKMGSSGFGYDLARQFALKVIEPRPGLVPLTFDADTLGKLDGLAGISLEATVTLGKTRFTEALLFTHRGVSGPVILQISSYWREGDILTIDLLPGVKVFKRLKETKETAPKKDVRTALAHLLPKRLAHRMAEWARVGGRLAETPDKDLRRLAEHINAWRLRPRGSEGLRTAEVTVGGVDTRQLSSQTMEVKSVPGLYFIGEVVDVTGHLGGFNFQWAWASGAACGKAV; encoded by the coding sequence TTGACTATACCACGGTCCATGCAGGATTTTGACGTCATCATCATTGGCGCGGGGGCCGCCGGCCTGATGTGCGCCATCGAGGCGAACAAGCGTGGACGCCGCGTGCTGATCCTTGAGCGTGCGCCAAAGATAGCCGGAAAGATCCGCATTTCCGGCGGAGGACGGTCCAACTTTACCAACCTGCACGTCTCTCCCGCCAACTACCTATCCGATAATCCGCGCTTTTGCGTTTCGGCGCTTAAACGTTATTCCCCGCATGATTTCATCGCCTTGGTGAAGAAGCACCACATCGCGTATCACGAACGTGAACACGGGCAACTGTTCTGCGATGAGAGCGCCCAACAGATCATCGACATGCTGTTGGACGAGGCGCGCGGCATAACCCTACGCACGGCGACAACCGTGACCCACGTCGCAAGGAGCGCCCGGGGTTTTACCGTGGCGACGGATCGCGGCACTTTTAACGCCCCGGCCCTGGTCGTCGCCACCGGCGGGCCGTCGATTCCGAAGATGGGTTCGAGCGGCTTTGGCTACGACCTCGCCCGCCAGTTCGCCCTCAAGGTGATTGAGCCGCGCCCGGGACTGGTGCCGCTGACCTTCGACGCCGATACCCTGGGCAAGCTTGACGGGCTAGCGGGCATTTCCTTGGAGGCGACCGTCACACTCGGCAAGACACGGTTCACGGAGGCCCTCCTTTTCACCCACCGGGGCGTGAGCGGCCCGGTTATTTTGCAGATATCCTCCTACTGGCGCGAAGGCGACATCCTCACCATAGATTTGCTGCCCGGCGTCAAGGTGTTCAAGCGCCTGAAAGAAACCAAAGAAACCGCGCCCAAAAAAGACGTGCGCACGGCGCTGGCGCACCTCCTGCCCAAGCGTCTGGCGCACAGGATGGCCGAATGGGCGCGCGTCGGCGGTCGTCTGGCCGAGACCCCGGACAAAGACCTGCGCCGTCTCGCGGAGCACATCAATGCCTGGCGTCTTCGCCCCAGGGGGTCGGAAGGTCTACGCACCGCCGAGGTCACCGTGGGTGGCGTCGATACCCGGCAATTGTCATCGCAAACCATGGAGGTCAAATCGGTCCCCGGCCTGTACTTCATCGGCGAGGTCGTCGATGTCACCGGGCACTTGGGCGGATTTAACTTCCAATGGGCGTGGGCATCCGGGGCGGCGTGCGGAAAAGCGGTGTAA
- a CDS encoding FeoA family protein, whose translation MNHSGEHIGQTATGNAISASVDEAKTKAFPLALARGGERLRIAAFKTGKGLGKRLGDLGLHKGSVIDVVLHQRNGSVVVSDGNNRVALGAGAAQMIIVMLCPGKSGDNHIATGEKSPGETTTP comes from the coding sequence GTGAATCATAGCGGTGAACATATCGGCCAAACGGCCACGGGGAACGCTATAAGCGCGTCCGTGGACGAGGCCAAGACCAAGGCCTTTCCCCTCGCCCTCGCCCGCGGCGGCGAACGGCTGCGTATCGCCGCCTTCAAAACCGGCAAAGGATTGGGCAAGCGGCTCGGCGATCTCGGCCTGCACAAGGGGTCTGTCATCGACGTCGTCCTTCACCAGAGGAACGGTTCCGTCGTCGTATCGGACGGTAACAACAGGGTCGCCCTGGGCGCCGGGGCGGCGCAAATGATCATCGTCATGCTCTGCCCCGGAAAATCGGGTGATAATCATATCGCGACAGGCGAAAAGTCACCCGGGGAAACGACGACACCATGA
- the feoB gene encoding Fe(2+) transporter permease subunit FeoB: MTRSSLNIIIAGNPNCGKTTLFNALTGARQRVGNWPGVTVDRKTGRYHDGGPVHVVDLPGVYTLGALPGMESLDERIAQDAILQGDAQVLVNVVDATNLERNLYLTAQLLEMNIPMVVAVNMMDLSRKQGIAVDVKHLAEHLGCRVVPLVASRKGGIDELKTAIRETAAERRAPSARIGYGQLLEKAIRDITPLIADAASTHAVPPRWLAVKLLEGDAAAAAMAGPVVIPDLTHVAAVVADELGEDIDILIADARYAFANGLAHHVVKKTGAMRRSSSDILDKIVLNRWFGLPIFLGVMYLMFMFTINLGGVFVDFFDIAAKTVFVDGVGTILTALGSPDWLRVVLADGFGGGIQVVATFIPIIGFLYLFLSVLEDTGYMARAAFLMDRYMRLIGLPGKAFVPLIVGFGCNVPAIMATRTLEQQRDRIMSVMMTPFMSCGARLAVYALFTAAFFPVGGQNVVFGLYIIGIAVAIGTGFLLKHTLLKGETTAFVMELPPYHAPNPKGIALQAWSRLKSFIFGAGKIIVVVVAMMSFLNSLSPNGTFGHEDSDRSVLSAVGRAIVPVFGPLGIKDDNWPATVGVFTGVFAKEAVVGTLSALYSSLGKAENVAGAATADHEGNAPYDLFAGLGAAISTIPRNFAALGDLVTDPLGIGAAGVDSVQGAAKANGVSLDTFGAMVSRFDGAAGAMAYMLLILLYIPCAAALGAINREVGGRWTVFSSAWTLGIAYGVSVGFYQAATFTRHPQSSSVWIGGLVLGLAAVIAIMRIVGQRRDPKIRILAAE, from the coding sequence ATGACCAGGTCTTCACTCAACATCATCATTGCCGGCAATCCAAATTGTGGCAAGACGACGCTGTTCAACGCCCTCACCGGAGCGCGCCAGCGCGTCGGAAATTGGCCCGGCGTCACCGTCGATCGCAAGACCGGGCGCTATCACGATGGCGGCCCGGTCCACGTCGTCGATTTGCCGGGCGTCTACACGCTGGGCGCGCTGCCCGGCATGGAATCCCTCGACGAACGCATCGCGCAGGACGCCATCCTCCAGGGTGACGCGCAGGTTCTCGTCAACGTGGTCGATGCCACCAATCTGGAGCGTAATCTGTATTTGACGGCGCAACTCCTCGAAATGAATATTCCGATGGTCGTCGCCGTCAACATGATGGACCTGTCGCGCAAGCAGGGCATCGCGGTGGACGTGAAGCATCTGGCCGAACATCTGGGGTGCCGGGTGGTTCCCCTGGTGGCCAGCCGTAAAGGGGGGATCGATGAATTGAAGACGGCGATCCGGGAAACGGCGGCGGAACGCCGAGCGCCCTCCGCCCGCATCGGATACGGCCAACTTCTGGAAAAAGCGATCCGGGACATCACCCCTCTCATCGCCGATGCGGCCTCGACCCACGCCGTGCCGCCGCGTTGGCTCGCCGTAAAATTGCTCGAAGGCGACGCCGCGGCCGCCGCCATGGCGGGGCCGGTCGTGATCCCCGACCTGACGCACGTGGCGGCGGTCGTCGCGGACGAACTCGGCGAGGATATCGACATCCTGATCGCCGACGCCCGTTACGCCTTCGCCAACGGGCTGGCCCACCATGTCGTTAAAAAAACGGGCGCCATGCGGCGCTCCAGCTCGGACATCCTGGATAAGATCGTCCTCAACCGTTGGTTCGGATTGCCGATCTTCCTAGGGGTAATGTATCTGATGTTCATGTTCACGATCAACCTGGGGGGCGTCTTCGTCGATTTTTTCGACATCGCGGCGAAAACCGTTTTCGTCGATGGCGTGGGGACCATATTGACGGCGCTGGGCAGCCCCGACTGGCTGCGCGTGGTGCTCGCCGACGGGTTTGGCGGCGGTATCCAAGTCGTCGCCACCTTCATCCCCATTATTGGTTTTCTCTACCTTTTCCTCTCGGTGCTTGAAGATACCGGTTACATGGCGCGGGCGGCCTTTTTGATGGACCGCTACATGCGCCTCATCGGCTTGCCCGGCAAGGCCTTCGTACCATTGATCGTCGGCTTCGGCTGCAACGTGCCGGCGATCATGGCGACGCGCACGCTCGAACAGCAACGCGACCGGATCATGTCGGTGATGATGACCCCCTTCATGTCCTGTGGCGCGCGTCTGGCGGTCTACGCCCTGTTCACCGCCGCCTTCTTTCCCGTCGGCGGCCAAAACGTCGTCTTCGGGCTTTATATCATCGGCATCGCGGTCGCGATCGGCACCGGGTTTCTGCTCAAGCATACCCTCCTAAAGGGCGAAACCACGGCTTTCGTCATGGAGCTTCCGCCCTATCACGCCCCCAACCCCAAGGGGATTGCGCTGCAGGCCTGGAGCCGACTGAAAAGTTTCATCTTCGGCGCTGGGAAGATCATCGTCGTGGTCGTCGCGATGATGAGCTTTTTGAATTCGCTCAGCCCCAACGGCACCTTCGGCCACGAGGATAGCGACCGCTCTGTTCTAAGCGCCGTCGGGCGCGCCATCGTCCCGGTTTTTGGTCCCCTCGGCATCAAGGACGACAATTGGCCGGCGACGGTCGGCGTTTTCACCGGCGTCTTCGCCAAGGAAGCGGTTGTCGGCACCCTGAGCGCGCTCTACTCCTCCTTGGGCAAGGCGGAAAACGTCGCGGGAGCCGCGACGGCCGACCACGAAGGCAACGCGCCCTATGATCTTTTCGCCGGACTGGGGGCCGCCATATCCACCATCCCGAGGAACTTCGCCGCCCTCGGTGATTTGGTCACCGACCCGCTGGGGATCGGCGCCGCCGGCGTCGATAGCGTCCAGGGCGCGGCCAAGGCCAATGGCGTCTCGCTCGACACCTTCGGGGCCATGGTTTCGCGTTTCGACGGCGCCGCCGGGGCCATGGCCTATATGCTGTTGATCCTTCTCTATATCCCCTGCGCGGCGGCGCTAGGGGCCATCAACCGGGAGGTCGGGGGGCGCTGGACGGTGTTCTCCTCGGCCTGGACCCTGGGCATCGCCTATGGGGTATCGGTCGGGTTTTATCAGGCGGCCACCTTCACCCGCCACCCGCAATCCTCATCGGTCTGGATCGGCGGTCTGGTTCTGGGCCTGGCGGCGGTCATTGCGATCATGCGGATCGTCGGGCAGCGCCGCGACCCGAAAATTCGCATATTGGCGGCGGAGTAA
- a CDS encoding FeoC-like transcriptional regulator, giving the protein MILSDLKSYLSKRKRAPIGDLVNRFDAEPDALRGMLDHFIRKGQARRLDSDGGACGGCQKCAPLTVEIYEWTGK; this is encoded by the coding sequence ATGATCCTGTCGGACCTTAAGTCTTATCTTTCGAAACGAAAGCGCGCCCCGATCGGCGATCTGGTCAACCGCTTCGACGCCGAACCCGACGCCCTCCGCGGCATGCTGGACCACTTTATCCGAAAGGGTCAGGCGCGCCGCCTGGACAGTGACGGCGGCGCCTGCGGGGGCTGCCAAAAATGCGCCCCCCTCACCGTGGAAATTTATGAATGGACCGGAAAATAA
- a CDS encoding 6-phosphofructokinase — translation MLKGKVLIAQGGGPTAVINQSLVGAVLEARNFAGVEHVYGARHGVSGIINEDFLDLSRETLENLEAVADTPCSALGSTRDKPDVKYCKDIFKVLQAHDIGTFFYIGGNDSSDTLRILSEEAVKAKYALRCIHIPKTIDNDLTVNDHTPGFPSAARFVASAFAGINQDNAALKGVYVGVVMGRHAGFLTAAAAGAKLYSDDGPHLIYLPESTFDMTAFVKDVKRIYDKLGRCVIAVSEGIHDAKGTPIITKLAKDVERDAHGNIQLSGTGALADLLCDQIKEKTGITRVRGDTFGYLQRSFLGCVSDVDRIEAREVGRKAALFANYSDRAHGTVTIHRVGDYAVEYKLSQLKDVAGKTKVMHKSFINREANGVTAKFMDYLAPLLGSNMPVASRLDMSNGVPKILTKK, via the coding sequence ATGCTCAAGGGCAAAGTTCTTATCGCCCAAGGCGGCGGACCGACCGCCGTGATCAACCAATCTCTTGTCGGCGCGGTCCTTGAGGCGCGCAATTTCGCCGGTGTCGAGCACGTTTACGGCGCGCGCCACGGCGTCAGCGGCATTATCAATGAAGATTTTCTCGACTTGTCTCGCGAAACGCTGGAAAATCTCGAAGCGGTTGCGGACACGCCGTGTTCCGCATTGGGCTCCACCCGGGACAAACCCGACGTCAAATACTGTAAGGACATTTTCAAGGTCCTTCAGGCTCATGATATCGGCACCTTTTTTTATATCGGCGGCAACGATTCGTCGGACACGCTGCGCATCCTCAGCGAGGAAGCCGTCAAGGCTAAGTACGCCCTGCGCTGCATCCATATTCCCAAGACCATCGACAACGACCTTACGGTCAACGACCACACCCCGGGCTTCCCCTCCGCGGCGCGCTTCGTCGCCAGCGCCTTCGCTGGGATCAACCAGGATAACGCCGCCCTCAAGGGCGTTTACGTCGGCGTCGTGATGGGCCGCCACGCCGGTTTTCTGACCGCCGCCGCCGCGGGCGCCAAGCTCTATAGCGACGATGGACCGCATCTGATTTATCTTCCCGAAAGCACCTTCGACATGACCGCCTTCGTCAAGGATGTGAAAAGGATATACGACAAGCTCGGGCGCTGCGTGATCGCCGTCTCGGAAGGCATTCACGACGCCAAGGGTACGCCGATCATCACCAAACTGGCGAAAGACGTCGAACGCGACGCCCACGGCAACATTCAACTTTCCGGCACCGGGGCGCTGGCCGATCTTCTGTGCGACCAGATCAAGGAGAAAACCGGCATCACCCGCGTACGCGGCGATACCTTCGGCTATCTGCAACGCTCGTTCTTGGGCTGCGTGTCCGATGTCGATCGCATCGAAGCGCGTGAAGTCGGCCGTAAGGCCGCCCTGTTCGCCAATTATAGCGACCGCGCCCACGGCACGGTGACCATCCATCGGGTTGGCGATTACGCCGTCGAGTACAAGCTGTCGCAATTGAAGGACGTCGCGGGCAAAACCAAGGTCATGCACAAATCCTTCATCAACCGCGAGGCCAATGGCGTAACCGCGAAGTTTATGGACTATCTGGCGCCGCTATTGGGTTCGAACATGCCGGTGGCTTCCCGGCTCGATATGTCCAACGGCGTGCCTAAAATTCTGACCAAGAAATAA
- the recJ gene encoding single-stranded-DNA-specific exonuclease RecJ, whose protein sequence is MTDDKNFLNVASSLSGRRWASKPVDERLALTFAQRLGIPDVLARVLSARGVRLDDAERFLDPTLRDFLPDPAHLKDMDGATERLASAVMSGELIAIFGDYDVDGATSSALLARFVHAVGGRALVYIPDRLREGYGPNAAAMARLKEQGASVVVTVDCGTAAFASLDAAVDLGLEVIVIDHHTAEPALPKAVAIVNPNRLDEHSPHGNLAAVGVTFLLVVGANRVLRNAGWYKTRPAPDPLQWLDIVALGTVCDVVPLTGVNRALVAQGLKVMALRRNVGMSALVDVARIDEKPNAYHAGFVLGPRINAGGRVGASDLGARLLRTDDPEEAKILAHRLDELNRERQDIEGAVLEQALAQAEAHYLDDPVLVVAAKGWHPGVVGIVASRLKERFNRPACVVALAQGQGTASGRSILGVDLGAAVIAARQAGILVKGGGHAMAAGFTVAEDRLDDLRRFFADRLAEQVIQGTRVNDLYLDGAMEVRAATVALVETLSRLGPFGSGNPEPRFALVDVGIAKADPVGKARNHVRCILRGKDGATITAIAFRAMDSDLGPGLLAHGGRPFHMAGKLRINEWNGNRRPQLLIDDAAPIW, encoded by the coding sequence ATGACCGACGATAAAAATTTTTTGAACGTCGCGTCGTCGTTATCGGGACGGCGATGGGCTAGCAAACCCGTCGATGAACGTTTGGCGTTGACCTTCGCGCAGCGTTTGGGGATTCCCGACGTGTTGGCTCGGGTCCTGTCGGCGCGCGGCGTGAGATTGGATGACGCCGAACGTTTCCTGGATCCGACATTGCGGGATTTTTTGCCCGATCCCGCACATTTGAAAGATATGGACGGCGCGACGGAGCGTTTGGCGAGCGCCGTCATGAGTGGGGAGTTGATCGCTATTTTCGGCGATTACGACGTCGATGGCGCGACCTCTTCGGCCTTGCTCGCGCGGTTTGTTCATGCCGTGGGCGGCCGGGCTCTGGTGTACATTCCCGATCGTCTGCGCGAAGGTTACGGCCCCAACGCGGCGGCGATGGCGCGCCTCAAAGAACAGGGTGCCAGCGTCGTTGTTACCGTGGATTGCGGAACCGCCGCATTCGCCTCTTTGGACGCCGCCGTGGACCTTGGCTTGGAGGTGATCGTAATCGATCACCATACTGCGGAACCGGCTTTACCGAAGGCGGTGGCGATCGTTAATCCCAACAGGTTGGATGAACATAGCCCGCACGGCAATTTGGCGGCGGTCGGCGTGACCTTTCTTCTCGTCGTCGGGGCCAATCGGGTTTTACGCAATGCCGGATGGTATAAGACGCGTCCCGCGCCGGATCCCTTGCAGTGGCTCGATATCGTGGCCTTGGGAACGGTCTGCGACGTGGTTCCTTTGACGGGCGTTAACCGTGCTTTGGTCGCACAGGGGCTAAAGGTGATGGCGCTTCGGCGGAACGTCGGAATGAGCGCCCTCGTCGATGTCGCGCGGATTGACGAAAAGCCCAACGCCTACCACGCCGGTTTTGTGCTGGGACCCCGGATCAACGCCGGAGGGCGGGTCGGGGCTTCGGACTTAGGCGCGCGCCTGCTGCGCACGGATGACCCCGAGGAGGCGAAAATTCTCGCCCACCGGCTCGACGAGCTTAACCGTGAACGCCAGGACATCGAAGGCGCGGTCTTGGAGCAAGCGCTGGCGCAAGCCGAAGCCCATTACCTGGACGACCCGGTATTGGTCGTCGCCGCAAAGGGGTGGCATCCGGGAGTTGTCGGCATTGTCGCTTCGCGTCTGAAGGAACGGTTCAACCGCCCAGCCTGTGTCGTCGCCCTGGCGCAGGGGCAGGGGACCGCATCGGGGCGATCCATTTTAGGGGTTGATCTGGGGGCCGCCGTGATCGCCGCGCGCCAGGCGGGAATCTTAGTCAAGGGAGGTGGGCACGCCATGGCCGCGGGGTTCACCGTCGCCGAGGACCGGCTCGACGACCTGCGGCGCTTTTTCGCCGACCGCTTGGCCGAGCAAGTTATTCAAGGCACGCGGGTGAACGATCTTTATCTCGATGGGGCCATGGAAGTGCGCGCCGCCACCGTCGCCTTAGTGGAAACCCTGTCCCGCCTTGGTCCCTTCGGTAGCGGTAATCCGGAACCGCGTTTCGCCCTTGTTGACGTCGGCATCGCCAAGGCCGACCCGGTCGGCAAGGCGCGCAACCATGTGCGATGCATTTTGCGCGGCAAGGACGGCGCGACGATAACCGCTATCGCCTTTCGCGCCATGGATAGCGATTTGGGACCGGGGTTGCTGGCGCACGGTGGACGACCTTTTCACATGGCGGGGAAATTGCGCATCAACGAATGGAATGGAAACAGGCGTCCTCAGTTGCTGATTGATGATGCCGCGCCTATATGGTGA
- the glpX gene encoding class II fructose-bisphosphatase, with protein MSDSSGSGRNLALEAVRVTEAAALAASRLMGRGDDEAADRAAITAMHRAIAKLAIDGAVRFGDNGDLLFPGEKVGAGNGPQVDVAVMALEGPTIIAKGEPNGLSILAMSEEGGFLNVPDLYMEKIAVGAGLPEGIVSLERAPAENLSAVADAKDMDIGDLVVCVLDRPRHAQLISQVREAGARIVLIRDGDVSGALGAGWPESGIDLYMGIGGAPQGVMAAAALNCVGGQMQARLVYRDDGERHLAQGCGIHDLDRIWTAAEMANGDVTFAATGVTNGALLAGVQNHGVHITHSIVMRSVTGTVRYIEAHHNFADGRP; from the coding sequence ATGAGCGACAGCAGCGGTTCCGGACGTAATCTCGCGCTTGAGGCCGTGCGCGTTACCGAAGCGGCCGCGTTGGCGGCTTCACGCCTGATGGGGCGTGGCGATGATGAGGCCGCCGACCGCGCCGCTATCACGGCCATGCACCGGGCCATCGCCAAGCTGGCGATCGACGGCGCCGTGCGTTTCGGTGATAACGGCGATCTTCTCTTTCCCGGGGAAAAAGTCGGGGCGGGTAATGGGCCGCAGGTCGATGTCGCGGTAATGGCCTTGGAGGGGCCGACGATTATCGCCAAGGGTGAACCCAATGGCTTATCGATTCTCGCGATGTCCGAAGAGGGGGGGTTTTTGAATGTCCCCGACCTTTACATGGAAAAAATTGCCGTCGGCGCGGGCCTCCCCGAGGGGATCGTATCTCTTGAACGCGCGCCCGCGGAAAACCTTTCCGCTGTGGCCGACGCCAAGGATATGGATATCGGCGATTTGGTCGTGTGCGTCTTGGACCGGCCCCGCCATGCACAGCTGATCTCTCAGGTGCGCGAGGCGGGGGCGAGAATCGTTTTGATCCGCGATGGTGACGTCAGCGGCGCCTTGGGCGCCGGGTGGCCGGAAAGCGGCATCGATCTGTACATGGGGATTGGAGGCGCCCCCCAGGGGGTGATGGCGGCGGCGGCGCTGAACTGCGTTGGGGGGCAAATGCAAGCACGGTTGGTTTATCGCGACGATGGCGAACGCCACCTGGCCCAAGGGTGTGGTATCCACGATTTAGATCGAATATGGACCGCGGCGGAAATGGCGAACGGTGATGTCACGTTCGCCGCCACCGGGGTGACCAACGGCGCATTGCTCGCCGGGGTGCAAAATCATGGCGTGCATATTACCCATTCCATCGTCATGCGTTCGGTCACCGGAACCGTCCGCTACATCGAGGCGCACCATAACTTCGCCGATGGGCGACCTTGA
- a CDS encoding homoserine dehydrogenase, translated as MNTPLKIAIAGLGTVGAGTVGVIEKNSALLKARCGREIVITAVSARDRGRDRGVDVSPYAWYDDPCAMAQDADCDVVVELIGGSEGVARDLVTAALGSGKHVVSANKALLAHHGVELAKIAEEKGVSLNYEAAVAGGIPIVKTLREGLAGNALSRVYGILNGTCNYILSTMRETGRDYADVLAEAQSLGYAEADPAFDIEGVDAAHKIAILASVAFGGALNFPSVHVEGITNISALDIQFADELGFRIKLLGIAERHDDVIDQRVHPCLVRGGSPISTVEGVFNAVVADGDAVDTLMHEGRGAGAGPTSSAVVADIADIARGVSVPTFGVPAGVLRDYASQSIADRHGAYYLRLMLVDRPGVFADIACALRDHDVSMESLLQRGRNPGEPVPVVVITHETTERQMAQAIAKIADIDGVLEAPHMIRIESF; from the coding sequence GTGAACACTCCTTTAAAAATAGCCATCGCCGGACTGGGAACGGTCGGCGCCGGCACCGTTGGCGTGATCGAAAAAAATAGCGCCCTCCTGAAGGCGCGCTGCGGACGGGAAATCGTCATTACCGCCGTCAGCGCCCGCGACCGAGGCCGGGATCGAGGCGTCGATGTGTCCCCCTATGCCTGGTACGACGACCCTTGCGCGATGGCGCAAGATGCCGATTGTGACGTGGTTGTCGAATTGATCGGCGGCTCGGAAGGCGTCGCCCGCGATCTGGTCACCGCGGCGCTCGGTTCGGGCAAACATGTGGTGAGCGCGAACAAAGCGTTGTTGGCCCATCATGGTGTTGAACTGGCGAAAATAGCGGAAGAAAAAGGTGTTTCCTTGAATTACGAGGCTGCCGTCGCCGGGGGAATTCCGATCGTCAAAACCCTGCGCGAAGGTTTGGCCGGGAACGCGTTGTCTCGGGTTTACGGTATTCTCAATGGAACCTGCAATTATATCCTGAGCACGATGCGCGAAACCGGGCGCGATTATGCCGACGTCTTGGCCGAGGCTCAGAGCCTGGGCTACGCCGAGGCCGATCCCGCTTTCGATATCGAGGGGGTTGATGCCGCCCATAAAATCGCCATTCTCGCCAGCGTCGCTTTTGGCGGAGCATTGAACTTTCCTTCGGTCCATGTCGAAGGCATCACGAATATTTCCGCTCTGGATATTCAATTTGCCGATGAACTCGGCTTTCGCATCAAATTGTTGGGGATCGCGGAACGCCATGACGATGTGATCGACCAGCGGGTGCACCCGTGCTTGGTGCGGGGGGGCAGCCCCATATCCACCGTCGAAGGCGTCTTCAACGCCGTCGTCGCCGACGGTGACGCCGTGGACACCCTGATGCACGAAGGCCGCGGCGCCGGAGCGGGGCCGACCTCATCGGCAGTTGTCGCCGATATCGCCGATATCGCCCGCGGCGTCAGCGTTCCCACGTTTGGCGTCCCCGCCGGTGTGCTAAGAGATTACGCCAGCCAATCCATCGCCGATCGCCATGGGGCGTATTATTTGCGGTTGATGTTGGTCGATCGTCCCGGCGTCTTCGCCGATATTGCTTGCGCGTTGCGCGACCATGACGTCTCGATGGAGTCGTTGTTGCAGCGCGGGCGCAACCCGGGAGAACCCGTTCCCGTGGTCGTCATCACCCACGAAACAACCGAACGACAAATGGCCCAGGCCATTGCGAAAATCGCCGATATCGACGGCGTTCTCGAGGCTCCGCACATGATCCGTATCGAAAGTTTTTAA
- a CDS encoding LL-diaminopimelate aminotransferase produces the protein MNQDFHRIKRLPPYVFAEVNAMKARARADGADIIDFGMGNPDSPTPRHIVDKMIETVNNPRTHRYSNSRGIPGLRKAFSAYYERRFNVAIDPESECIVTLGSKEGLANLASAVTSPGDVILVPNPSYPIHQFGFIIAGAAVRNIPVATGEAFFQSLDSAVRHSIPKPTMLVLNYPNNPTACMADLDFYARVVDFCRHHKIYVLSDLAYAEIYFNDNPPPSILQVPGARDIAVEFTSMSKTYSMPGWRIGFAAGNKDLIAALTRIKSYLDYGAFTPIQVAAAAALNGPQDCVEDIRKLYKERRDTLVEGLGQAGWKLPSPEATMFAWAPIPPAFRHLGSLEFSKLLLSEAQVAVAPGIGFGEYGDGFVRLGLVENKHRTRQAVRSIKQFLDTYDHVIEDSEKKRAEAS, from the coding sequence ATGAACCAAGATTTTCATCGAATAAAGCGCCTTCCGCCCTATGTTTTCGCAGAGGTCAACGCCATGAAGGCCCGCGCCCGCGCCGATGGCGCGGACATTATCGATTTCGGTATGGGCAATCCCGACTCGCCGACTCCGCGCCATATTGTCGATAAAATGATCGAAACCGTGAACAATCCGCGCACCCATCGGTATTCGAATTCGCGAGGAATTCCGGGCTTGAGAAAGGCTTTTTCGGCGTACTACGAACGTCGTTTCAATGTCGCCATCGATCCCGAAAGCGAATGCATCGTGACCCTGGGGTCGAAGGAAGGCTTGGCTAATCTGGCCTCGGCCGTGACCAGCCCGGGCGATGTGATCTTGGTGCCCAATCCCAGCTATCCGATTCACCAATTCGGTTTTATTATCGCCGGCGCGGCGGTGCGCAACATTCCCGTGGCGACAGGGGAAGCCTTTTTCCAATCTCTGGATAGCGCGGTGCGTCACAGCATCCCTAAGCCGACCATGCTGGTGTTGAATTATCCGAACAACCCGACGGCGTGCATGGCGGATTTGGATTTCTATGCGCGTGTCGTCGATTTTTGCCGCCATCATAAAATTTATGTTCTTTCCGATCTCGCCTACGCGGAGATTTATTTTAACGATAATCCGCCGCCGTCGATTTTGCAGGTGCCGGGGGCGCGGGATATCGCGGTTGAGTTCACGTCGATGAGCAAGACCTACTCGATGCCGGGCTGGCGGATCGGGTTCGCGGCCGGTAATAAGGACCTGATCGCGGCTTTAACGCGGATCAAATCCTATCTCGATTACGGCGCGTTTACCCCCATTCAGGTGGCGGCGGCGGCGGCGTTGAACGGCCCCCAGGATTGCGTCGAAGATATCCGCAAGCTGTATAAGGAACGCCGCGACACCCTTGTCGAGGGACTCGGGCAGGCCGGCTGGAAGTTACCATCCCCCGAGGCGACAATGTTCGCCTGGGCGCCCATTCCTCCGGCTTTTCGCCATTTAGGATCGTTGGAATTTTCCAAATTATTGCTCAGCGAAGCCCAGGTCGCGGTCGCGCCGGGAATCGGTTTCGGGGAGTACGGCGACGGATTCGTGCGCCTTGGTCTCGTCGAAAATAAACATCGCACCCGCCAAGCGGTGCGCAGTATTAAACAATTCCTCGACACCTATGACCATGTCATCGAGGATTCGGAAAAAAAACGCGCAGAGGCATCGTGA